AGTATCCCGTGGCCAGCTCGAATCCGCGGATATACAGGTCCCACTTTTCAGTCACCCCGGCAATGCTGCGGTGTTGCCGGGTCAAAGGCGTTGTCTCGACCGGGAAATCCTTGACGAAGGTGGGCGCGGTCAATGTCGAGCCCACCGTGTGCTCCCAAAGTTCCTCGATCAACTTGCCGTGCCCGTACCCGCGATCAGCCGGAACCTCAACGCCAAGTGACGCGGCGATAGCACGCAAGCGATCGACTTCTGTGTTTGGTGTGATCTCTTCGCCAAGAGCGCTAGATAGTGATGGATACATTTCTATCGACGCCCATTCTCCGTCGATGTCATAGATGCTGCCGTCCGGCAGAGAGAGTTGTCGAGTACCGATCGCCTCGTCAGCCACCTGTTGAATAAGCTCTCGGGTTACAACCGCGGAATCGTCATACGTTCCATACGCTTGATAGGTCTCCAACATGGAAAATTCGGGAGAATGTGTGGAATCGGCGCCTTCGTTTCGGAACACTCGATTTAGTTCAAAGACCCTGTCGAAGCCCCCGACGACGCAGCGCTTCAGGAAGAGTTCCGGTGCGATACGCAGGTAGAGGTCGATGTCGAGCGCATTGGAGTGGGTGATGAACGGGCGCGCCGCCGCCCCGCCCGCCAGCGTCTGCAGCATCGGCGTCTCGACTTCTAAAAAGCCACGTTGTTCGAGAGCATTGCGCAATGCACGAATGACGGCAATTCGCTGACGAGCGATCGTGCGCGCCTCCGGGCGCACGATCAGGTCGACATAGCGCTGCCGTACCCGCGATTCTTCGCTCATCTCCTTATGGGCCACCGGCAGCGGCCTCAAGGCCTTGGACGCCATTTCCCAGCTGTCGCCGAGCACGGACAGTTCACCGCGCCGCGAGCTGATCACTTCGCCGTGGACGAACACGATGTCGCCGATATCGACGTCGGCCTTCCACTGGTCGAGCGCTTGCTGACCGACGCTGGCGAGACTGAGCATGACTTGGAGCTGGGTGCCGTCACCCTCCTGGAGGGTGGCAAAGCAGAGCTTGCCCGAGTTGCGGGCGAAAACCACGCGTCCGGCAACTCCGACGACGTCACCGGTCGAGGAGTCGGCGGCCAGGTCCGGATAGGCGGCGCGAATCTCGGCCAGCGTATGGGTGCGCGCAACTTCGACGGGATAGGGATCGCGGCCCTCGTCGGCCAGGCGCTGTCTTTTGTCCCGGCGGATCCGAAACTGCTCGGGGAGGTCGCGTGGGTCCTCGGAGTCGTAGCCGGCGGCGTTCACGACCTGCCAGCTTAAAGGACTCGGGACCGCGAACCAGCGGCAGCGGTTGTGATCCTCGACCGATCGCAGCCCTGGCTTCTAATCGCGGAACAGCGACGGTCAGCGCGCGGTCTTGAGCCGTCCACGCTGGCTGTCCCGGTTGCGTTCGAAGACCAGGCGCAGGCCGTGCAGGGTCAGGTGCTGGTCGTAGTGGTCGACCGAATTCAATTCGGCCAGGAGCAACGGCGCGGTGTGACCGGTGGCTACTACGGCGACGTTATCGCCGGCGAAGCCGTCGACGTCATTGCGGATTCGGCCGACCAGACCGTCCACCAGGCCGGCGAAGCCGAAGACTGCACCGGACTGCATACATTCGACGGTATTCTTGCCGACCACCGAGCGGGGCCGGGCCAGCTCGACGCGACGCAGGGCGGCCGAACGCGCTGCGGCGGCATCCGAAGACACCTGGATACCCGGCGCGATCGCGCCGCCCAGGAATTCCCCCTTGGCGGACACCACGTCGACGCAGATCGAGGATCCGAAGTCGATGACGATCGCGGCGGAGTTGTACTTCTGAAAAGCAGCCAGGCAGTTGACGATCCGATCGGCGCCGACTTCTTTGGGATTGTCGACCAGCAGCGGGATACCGGTGCGGACCCCGGGCTCGATCAAGACGTGCGGCACCGTTGGCCAGTACTGCTCGAGCATCAGGCGCACCTCATGCAGCACCGAAGGCACTGTGGACAGCGCCGATGCGCCGGTGAGCTTGTCGGAGTCGTCGCCGATCAGCCCGTCAATGGTCAACGCGAGCTCGTCGGCGGTGATCTCGGATTCGGTCCGAATCCGCCACTGCTGCACGACCTTTGCGTGCTCCTTGGCACCGGAGAGCAATCCGACGAC
This genomic stretch from Mycobacterium paraterrae harbors:
- the lysS gene encoding lysine--tRNA ligase, producing MNAAGYDSEDPRDLPEQFRIRRDKRQRLADEGRDPYPVEVARTHTLAEIRAAYPDLAADSSTGDVVGVAGRVVFARNSGKLCFATLQEGDGTQLQVMLSLASVGQQALDQWKADVDIGDIVFVHGEVISSRRGELSVLGDSWEMASKALRPLPVAHKEMSEESRVRQRYVDLIVRPEARTIARQRIAVIRALRNALEQRGFLEVETPMLQTLAGGAAARPFITHSNALDIDLYLRIAPELFLKRCVVGGFDRVFELNRVFRNEGADSTHSPEFSMLETYQAYGTYDDSAVVTRELIQQVADEAIGTRQLSLPDGSIYDIDGEWASIEMYPSLSSALGEEITPNTEVDRLRAIAASLGVEVPADRGYGHGKLIEELWEHTVGSTLTAPTFVKDFPVETTPLTRQHRSIAGVTEKWDLYIRGFELATGYSELIDPVVQRERFAEQARAAAAGDDEAMMLDEDFLAALEHAMPPCTGTGMGIDRLLMALTGLSIRETVLFPIVRPHSN
- a CDS encoding type III pantothenate kinase produces the protein MLLAIDVRNTHTVVGLLSGAKEHAKVVQQWRIRTESEITADELALTIDGLIGDDSDKLTGASALSTVPSVLHEVRLMLEQYWPTVPHVLIEPGVRTGIPLLVDNPKEVGADRIVNCLAAFQKYNSAAIVIDFGSSICVDVVSAKGEFLGGAIAPGIQVSSDAAAARSAALRRVELARPRSVVGKNTVECMQSGAVFGFAGLVDGLVGRIRNDVDGFAGDNVAVVATGHTAPLLLAELNSVDHYDQHLTLHGLRLVFERNRDSQRGRLKTAR